One Kitasatospora sp. NBC_01266 genomic window carries:
- the efp gene encoding elongation factor P, translated as MASTNDLKNGMVLKLDNDQLWSVVEFQHVKPGKGPAFVRTKLKHVLSGKVVDKTFNAGTKVETANVDKRGMQFSYKDGEQFVFMDMDTYDQLMIGPEVVGDAAKYLLEGFEALVAVYEGAPLYIELPAAVELVIEFTEPGLQGDRSTGGSKPARLETGAEIQVPLFINQGEKIKVDTRDGGYLGRVNK; from the coding sequence GTGGCTTCCACGAACGATCTCAAGAACGGCATGGTCCTCAAGCTCGACAATGACCAGCTCTGGTCCGTTGTCGAGTTCCAGCACGTCAAGCCGGGCAAGGGCCCCGCCTTCGTGCGCACCAAGCTCAAGCACGTGCTGAGCGGCAAGGTCGTCGACAAGACGTTCAACGCGGGTACCAAGGTCGAGACCGCGAACGTCGACAAGCGCGGCATGCAGTTCTCGTACAAGGACGGCGAGCAGTTCGTGTTCATGGACATGGACACCTACGACCAGCTGATGATCGGCCCCGAGGTCGTCGGCGACGCCGCCAAGTACCTGCTGGAGGGCTTCGAGGCCCTGGTCGCCGTGTACGAGGGCGCCCCGCTCTACATCGAGCTGCCGGCCGCCGTCGAGCTGGTCATCGAGTTCACCGAGCCCGGCCTGCAGGGCGACCGCTCCACCGGTGGCAGCAAGCCCGCCCGCCTGGAGACCGGTGCCGAGATCCAGGTCCCGCTCTTCATCAACCAGGGCGAGAAGATCAAGGTCGACACCCGCGACGGCGGCTACCTCGGCCGGGTGAACAAGTAA
- the nusB gene encoding transcription antitermination factor NusB: MASARTKARTHAFQILFEADGRGVDPLSVLAGWVARAREPKPDEGVPQVGEYTMQLVEGYVKHARRIDELISTYAVGWTLDRMPVVDRNVLRLGAYELIWEDGVPDAVVLDEAVEIAKEFSTDDSPAFVNGMLARFMELKPTIRRD, from the coding sequence GTGGCGTCCGCACGCACCAAGGCGCGTACGCACGCCTTCCAGATCCTCTTCGAGGCCGACGGCCGAGGCGTCGACCCGCTCTCGGTGCTCGCCGGCTGGGTCGCCCGGGCCCGGGAGCCCAAGCCGGACGAGGGTGTGCCGCAGGTCGGCGAGTACACCATGCAGCTGGTCGAGGGCTATGTGAAGCACGCCCGCCGGATCGACGAGCTGATCTCGACCTACGCGGTCGGCTGGACGCTCGACCGGATGCCGGTCGTGGACCGCAACGTCCTGCGGCTCGGCGCCTACGAGCTGATCTGGGAGGACGGCGTCCCGGACGCGGTCGTCCTGGACGAGGCGGTGGAGATCGCCAAGGAGTTCTCCACGGACGACTCGCCGGCCTTCGTGAACGGGATGCTGGCCCGTTTCATGGAGCTCAAGCCGACGATCCGCCGGGACTAG
- a CDS encoding thioesterase family protein, with amino-acid sequence MTTATVINSEFDQAIALEPDPDGAGRYLGELGAGWQIGGGINGGLLLAVAANALRRELPGHPDPLSISCYYLSTSGPGPLSVRTETVRRGRTLSNATASLYQWGPDGAEVERLRVLAGYGDLAALAGEVHTSATAPELPPVEQCIGIEHAPPGLLQQAALLERFDLRLDPGTVGWAVGQPARQGRIQGWFKLADGREPDPLSLLLVADALPPVTFDLGLPGWAPTIELTVHLRALPAPGWLRVSHATRNLAGGHFEEDCEIWDSAGRLVAQSRQLARAPRAQV; translated from the coding sequence ATGACCACCGCGACCGTGATCAACAGCGAGTTCGACCAGGCCATCGCCCTCGAACCGGACCCCGACGGCGCCGGGCGCTACCTCGGTGAGCTGGGCGCCGGCTGGCAGATCGGCGGCGGGATCAACGGCGGGCTGCTGCTGGCCGTCGCCGCCAACGCGCTGCGCCGGGAGCTGCCCGGGCACCCCGACCCGCTCTCGATCAGCTGCTACTACCTCTCCACCTCGGGCCCCGGCCCGCTCTCGGTGCGCACCGAGACGGTCCGGCGCGGCCGCACCCTCTCCAACGCGACCGCCTCGCTCTACCAGTGGGGCCCGGACGGCGCCGAGGTCGAGCGGCTGAGAGTGCTGGCCGGCTACGGCGACCTGGCCGCGCTGGCGGGCGAGGTGCACACCTCGGCCACCGCGCCGGAGCTGCCGCCGGTCGAGCAGTGCATCGGGATCGAGCACGCCCCGCCCGGACTGCTTCAGCAGGCCGCCCTGCTGGAGCGCTTCGACCTGCGGCTCGACCCCGGCACGGTCGGCTGGGCGGTCGGGCAGCCGGCCCGGCAGGGTCGGATCCAGGGCTGGTTCAAGCTGGCCGACGGGCGCGAGCCGGACCCGCTGTCGCTGCTGCTGGTCGCCGACGCGCTGCCGCCGGTCACCTTCGACCTCGGGCTGCCCGGCTGGGCCCCGACCATCGAGCTGACCGTGCACCTGCGCGCGCTGCCGGCCCCGGGCTGGCTGCGGGTCAGCCATGCCACCCGGAACCTGGCCGGTGGCCACTTCGAGGAGGACTGCGAGATCTGGGACTCGGCCGGCCGCCTGGTCGCGCAGTCGCGCCAGCTGGCCCGCGCGCCCCGCGCGCAGGTCTGA
- the bldD gene encoding transcriptional regulator BldD — protein sequence MSSDYAKQLGGKLRAIRTQQGLSLHGVEEKSQGRWKAVVVGSYERGDRAVTVQRLAELAEFYGVPVQELLPGGTPGGAAEPPPRLVLDLERLTQVPSEKAGPLQRYAATIQSQRGDYNGKVLSIRQDDLRTLAVIYDQSPSILTEQLISWGVLNSDARRAVREEDAS from the coding sequence ATGTCCAGCGACTACGCGAAGCAGCTCGGAGGAAAACTCCGAGCTATCCGCACTCAGCAGGGTCTCTCCCTGCACGGCGTCGAGGAGAAGTCCCAGGGGCGCTGGAAGGCGGTCGTCGTCGGCTCCTACGAGCGTGGCGACCGTGCCGTGACGGTGCAGCGGCTGGCCGAGCTGGCCGAGTTCTACGGCGTCCCGGTGCAGGAGCTGCTGCCCGGCGGCACCCCGGGCGGCGCGGCCGAGCCGCCGCCGCGCCTGGTGCTGGACCTGGAGAGACTGACCCAGGTCCCCTCCGAGAAGGCCGGCCCGCTGCAGCGCTACGCCGCCACCATCCAGTCCCAGCGCGGTGACTACAACGGCAAGGTGCTCTCGATCCGCCAGGACGACCTGCGCACGCTGGCCGTGATCTACGACCAGTCGCCGTCCATCCTCACCGAGCAGCTGATCAGCTGGGGTGTGCTGAACTCGGACGCTCGTCGCGCGGTGCGCGAGGAGGACGCGAGCTGA
- the pyrR gene encoding bifunctional pyr operon transcriptional regulator/uracil phosphoribosyltransferase PyrR codes for MTTPQTDTPRPPHQVLDGADIARVITRIAHEIVERAKGAEDVVLLGIHTRGVHLARRLHAKLTQITGRELPLGTLDITMYRDDLRLKPARALEHTEIPAGGIDGKVVILVDDVLFSGRTIRAALDALGDIGRPRAVQLAVLVDRGHRELPIRADYVGKNLPTSLREAVQVRLSDADGMDAVLVGDRDYAARSSQALAAPNPAP; via the coding sequence ATGACCACACCACAGACTGACACTCCGCGTCCGCCGCACCAGGTGCTGGACGGCGCGGACATCGCCCGGGTGATCACCCGGATCGCACACGAGATCGTCGAACGCGCCAAGGGCGCCGAGGACGTCGTGCTGCTCGGCATCCACACCCGCGGTGTCCACCTCGCCCGCCGGCTGCACGCCAAACTGACCCAGATCACCGGCCGCGAGCTGCCGCTCGGCACGCTCGACATCACCATGTACCGGGACGACCTGCGGCTCAAGCCCGCCCGCGCCCTGGAGCACACCGAGATCCCGGCCGGCGGGATCGACGGCAAGGTGGTGATCCTGGTCGACGACGTGCTCTTCTCCGGCCGCACCATCCGCGCCGCGCTCGACGCGCTCGGCGACATCGGCCGGCCGCGCGCCGTGCAGCTCGCCGTCCTGGTCGACCGGGGCCACCGCGAGCTGCCCATCCGCGCCGACTACGTGGGCAAGAACCTGCCCACCTCGCTGCGCGAGGCCGTGCAGGTCCGGCTCTCCGACGCCGACGGCATGGACGCCGTCCTGGTCGGCGACCGCGACTACGCCGCCCGCAGCTCGCAGGCGCTGGCCGCCCCGAACCCCGCTCCGTGA
- a CDS encoding aspartate carbamoyltransferase catalytic subunit: MRHLVSAADLSRDDALLILDTAEELAQLSGRAVKKLPTLRGRTVVNLFFEDSTRTKTSFEVAEKRLSADVINFAAKGSSVAKGESLKDTALTLQAMGADAVVIRHHASGAPARLAQSDWLHGSVINAGDGTHEHPTQALLDAFTMRRHLNPGLGNDLSGRRITIVGDVLHSRVARSNVLLLQTLGAHVTFVAPPTLLPIGIESWPCEVSYDLDAALAKTDALMMLRVQRERMNAAFFPTEREYSRRYGMHAGRLAKLPEHAIVMHPGPMVRGMEITAEVADSPRCTVVEQVANGVSVRMAVLYLLLGGAVFTDGPTDAARTETRTETNEAAQ, translated from the coding sequence ATGCGCCACCTTGTCTCCGCCGCCGATCTCAGCCGCGACGACGCGCTGCTGATCCTGGACACCGCCGAGGAGCTGGCCCAGCTCTCCGGGCGGGCCGTCAAGAAGCTCCCCACGCTGCGCGGCCGCACCGTCGTCAACCTCTTCTTCGAGGACTCCACCCGCACCAAGACCTCCTTCGAGGTCGCCGAGAAGCGCCTGAGCGCCGATGTGATCAACTTCGCCGCCAAGGGCTCCTCGGTGGCCAAGGGCGAGAGCCTGAAGGACACCGCGCTGACCCTGCAGGCGATGGGCGCCGACGCGGTCGTGATCCGGCACCACGCCTCCGGCGCCCCGGCCCGCCTCGCCCAGTCCGACTGGCTGCACGGCAGCGTGATCAACGCCGGCGACGGCACCCACGAGCACCCGACCCAGGCCCTGCTGGACGCCTTCACCATGCGCCGGCACCTCAACCCCGGGCTGGGCAACGACCTCAGCGGCCGCCGGATCACCATCGTCGGCGACGTGCTGCACAGCCGGGTGGCCCGCTCCAACGTGCTGCTGCTGCAGACCCTGGGCGCGCACGTCACCTTCGTGGCGCCGCCCACCCTGCTGCCGATCGGCATCGAGAGCTGGCCCTGCGAGGTCTCCTACGACCTGGACGCCGCGCTCGCCAAGACCGACGCGCTGATGATGCTGCGGGTCCAGCGCGAGCGGATGAACGCCGCCTTCTTCCCCACCGAGCGTGAGTACTCGCGCCGCTACGGCATGCACGCCGGCCGCCTGGCCAAGCTGCCCGAGCACGCCATCGTGATGCACCCCGGTCCGATGGTGCGCGGCATGGAGATCACCGCCGAGGTGGCCGACTCGCCGCGCTGCACCGTGGTCGAGCAGGTCGCCAACGGCGTCTCGGTCCGGATGGCCGTGCTGTACCTCCTGCTCGGCGGCGCCGTCTTCACCGACGGCCCGACCGACGCCGCCCGCACCGAAACACGCACCGAAACGAACGAGGCCGCCCAGTGA
- a CDS encoding dihydroorotase, producing the protein MTSYLIRNAQILGGPAQDIHIADGVIREIGTGLAVEADVDIDAHGLIALPGLVDLHTHLREPGREDAETVLTGTQAAAKGGYTAVHAMANTFPVADTAGVVEQVWRLGRASGYCDVQPVGAVTVGLEGKKLAELGAMHDSAAGVRVFSDDGKCVDDAVIMRRALEYVKAFDGVVAQHAQEPRLTEGAQMNEGRVSGELGLGGWPAVAEEAIIARDVLLAAHVGSRLHVCHVSTAGSVELIRWAKAKGWDVTAEVTPHHLLLTDELVRSYDPVYKVNPPLRTAEDVHALREALADGTIDAVATDHAPHPAEDKDCEWAVAAMGMVGLETALSVVQQAMVDTGLLTWEGVADRMSHRPARIGRLAGHGRPVSVGEPANLVLFDPAYRGTVNPDSFATRSRNTPYRGLDLPGRVHATFLRGVATVLAGELVEAGEVA; encoded by the coding sequence GTGACCAGCTACCTGATCCGCAACGCCCAGATCCTCGGCGGCCCCGCGCAGGACATCCACATCGCCGACGGCGTGATCCGCGAGATCGGCACCGGCCTGGCGGTCGAGGCCGACGTCGACATCGACGCGCACGGCCTGATCGCGCTGCCCGGCCTGGTCGACCTGCACACCCACCTGCGCGAGCCGGGCCGCGAGGACGCCGAGACCGTGCTGACCGGCACCCAGGCCGCCGCCAAGGGCGGCTACACCGCGGTGCACGCGATGGCCAACACCTTCCCGGTGGCCGACACCGCCGGTGTGGTCGAGCAGGTCTGGCGGCTCGGCCGGGCCTCCGGCTACTGCGACGTGCAGCCCGTCGGCGCCGTCACGGTGGGCCTGGAGGGCAAGAAGCTCGCCGAGCTCGGCGCGATGCACGACTCCGCCGCCGGGGTGCGGGTCTTCTCCGACGACGGCAAGTGCGTGGACGACGCGGTGATCATGCGCCGCGCGCTGGAGTACGTGAAGGCCTTCGACGGTGTCGTCGCCCAGCACGCGCAGGAGCCCCGGCTCACCGAGGGCGCCCAGATGAACGAGGGCCGGGTCTCCGGCGAGCTCGGGCTCGGCGGCTGGCCGGCCGTCGCCGAGGAGGCGATCATCGCCCGCGACGTGCTGCTCGCCGCGCACGTCGGCTCCCGGCTGCACGTCTGCCACGTCTCCACGGCGGGCTCGGTGGAGCTGATCCGCTGGGCCAAGGCCAAGGGCTGGGACGTCACCGCCGAGGTGACCCCGCACCACCTGCTGCTCACCGACGAGCTGGTCCGCAGCTACGACCCGGTCTACAAGGTGAACCCGCCGCTGCGCACTGCCGAGGACGTGCACGCGCTGCGCGAGGCGCTGGCCGACGGCACCATCGACGCGGTGGCCACCGACCACGCCCCGCACCCGGCGGAGGACAAGGACTGCGAGTGGGCCGTCGCCGCGATGGGCATGGTCGGCCTGGAGACCGCGCTCTCGGTGGTCCAGCAGGCGATGGTCGACACCGGCCTGCTGACCTGGGAGGGCGTGGCGGACCGGATGTCCCACCGCCCGGCCCGGATCGGCCGGCTGGCCGGGCACGGACGCCCCGTCTCGGTCGGCGAGCCCGCCAACCTGGTGCTCTTCGATCCCGCGTACCGTGGCACCGTGAATCCGGACAGCTTCGCCACCCGCAGCCGCAACACCCCCTACCGCGGGCTCGACCTGCCCGGTCGGGTGCACGCCACCTTCCTGCGCGGGGTGGCCACCGTGCTGGCCGGTGAGCTCGTCGAGGCCGGCGAGGTGGCGTGA
- a CDS encoding PH-like domain-containing protein: MHKAQVHNWPDYIGWSVGLLIVVGVIYWLMRQGWNWRRTLQSDLPALPAVPSETGTPILESSGRYHGSTTAGNWLDRVVAHGLGARSLAELMLTERGLLARRPGAEDLWLPAEDLTGARTDSGIAGKVVPAGLLVVSWRLHGTELDSGFRLDHPDEHAAWVTAVAGLADRTTATRTTKTEGVTP; this comes from the coding sequence ATGCACAAGGCCCAGGTGCACAACTGGCCCGACTACATCGGCTGGTCGGTCGGCCTGCTGATCGTGGTCGGGGTCATCTACTGGCTGATGCGGCAGGGCTGGAACTGGCGCCGCACCCTGCAGTCCGACCTTCCGGCGCTGCCCGCCGTGCCGAGCGAGACCGGCACACCCATCCTGGAGAGCAGCGGCCGCTACCACGGCAGCACCACCGCCGGGAACTGGCTCGACCGGGTGGTGGCCCACGGGCTGGGTGCCCGGAGCCTGGCGGAGCTGATGCTGACCGAGCGCGGGCTGCTGGCCCGCCGCCCGGGGGCCGAGGACCTCTGGCTGCCCGCCGAGGACCTGACGGGCGCCCGGACCGACTCCGGCATCGCCGGCAAGGTCGTGCCGGCCGGGCTGCTGGTGGTCAGCTGGCGGCTGCACGGCACCGAGTTGGACTCCGGGTTCCGGCTGGACCACCCGGACGAGCACGCGGCCTGGGTCACGGCCGTGGCCGGCCTGGCCGACCGAACGACTGCAACACGTACGACGAAGACGGAAGGCGTAACACCATGA
- the carA gene encoding glutamine-hydrolyzing carbamoyl-phosphate synthase small subunit, with amino-acid sequence MTAPAPTTPRPWRERVPAVLVLEDGRTFRGQAYGAIGETFGEAVFNTGMSGYQETLTDPSYHRQVVVMTAPQIGNTGVNDEDPESQRIWVSGFVVRDPARVPSNWRSRRSLDAELAAQGVVGISGIDTRALTRHLRERGAMRVGIFSGPSLADQTELLARVLEAPEMKGADLCAEVATTEPYVVPAIGAKKFTVAALDLGIKAMTPQRMAERGIEVHVLPANSTVEELYAVAPDGIFFSNGPGDPATADHQVAVLREVLSRKTPFFGICFGNQILGRALGFGTYKLKYGHRGINQPVQDRTTGKVEVTAHNHGFAVEAPLDKVSDTPFGRAEVSHVCLNDDVVEGLQCLDTPAFSVQYHPEAAAGPHDAAYLFDRFLELMTRTTAGS; translated from the coding sequence ATGACCGCACCTGCCCCCACCACGCCGCGCCCCTGGCGGGAGCGTGTGCCTGCCGTGCTGGTCCTGGAGGACGGCCGGACCTTCCGCGGCCAGGCGTACGGCGCGATCGGCGAGACCTTCGGCGAGGCCGTCTTCAACACCGGCATGTCCGGCTACCAGGAGACCCTGACCGACCCGTCCTACCACCGCCAGGTGGTGGTCATGACGGCCCCGCAGATCGGCAACACCGGCGTCAACGACGAGGACCCGGAGTCGCAGCGGATCTGGGTGTCCGGCTTCGTGGTCCGCGACCCCGCCCGGGTGCCCTCCAACTGGCGCTCGCGCCGCTCGCTGGACGCCGAGCTGGCGGCCCAGGGCGTGGTCGGGATCAGCGGCATCGACACCCGCGCGCTCACCCGCCACCTGCGCGAGCGCGGGGCGATGCGGGTCGGCATCTTCTCCGGTCCCTCGCTGGCCGATCAGACCGAGCTGCTGGCCCGGGTGCTGGAGGCGCCGGAGATGAAGGGCGCCGACCTGTGCGCCGAGGTCGCCACCACCGAGCCCTACGTGGTGCCGGCGATCGGTGCGAAGAAGTTCACCGTCGCCGCCCTGGACCTCGGGATCAAGGCGATGACCCCGCAGCGGATGGCCGAGCGCGGCATCGAGGTGCACGTGCTGCCCGCCAACTCGACCGTCGAGGAGCTCTACGCGGTCGCTCCGGACGGCATCTTCTTCTCCAACGGCCCCGGTGACCCGGCGACCGCCGACCACCAGGTCGCGGTGCTGCGCGAGGTGCTCAGCCGCAAGACCCCGTTCTTCGGGATCTGCTTCGGCAACCAGATCCTCGGCCGCGCGCTGGGCTTCGGCACCTACAAGCTCAAGTACGGCCACCGCGGCATCAACCAGCCGGTGCAGGACCGCACCACCGGCAAGGTCGAGGTCACCGCGCACAACCACGGCTTCGCCGTGGAGGCACCGCTGGACAAGGTGAGCGACACCCCGTTCGGGCGGGCCGAGGTCTCCCACGTCTGCCTCAACGACGACGTGGTCGAGGGCCTGCAGTGCCTGGACACGCCCGCCTTCAGCGTGCAGTACCACCCCGAGGCAGCGGCCGGTCCGCACGACGCCGCCTACCTGTTCGATCGGTTCCTGGAACTGATGACCCGCACCACCGCAGGGAGCTGA
- the carB gene encoding carbamoyl-phosphate synthase large subunit gives MPKRTDIKSVLVIGSGPIVIGQAAEFDYSGTQACRVLRAEGLRVVLVNSNPATIMTDPEIADATYVEPITPEFVEKIIAKERPDVLLPTLGGQTALNTAISLHENGTLAKYDVELIGANVEAIHKGEDRQLFKGVVEAVNAKIGHGESARSVICHSMDDVLAGVETLGGYPVVVRPSFTMGGAGSGFAHDEEDLRRIAGQGLALSPTTEVLLEESILGWKEYELELMRDRNDNVVVVCSIENFDPMGVHTGDSITVAPAMTLTDREYQTLRDIGIAIIREVGVDTGGCNIQFAINPEDGRVIVIEMNPRVSRSSALASKATGFPIAKIAAKLAVGYTLDEIPNDITEQTPASFEPTLDYVVVKVPRFAFEKFPSADATLTTTMKSVGEAMAMGRNFPEALNKALRSLEKKGSQFTWIGEPGDRSELLTKAQIPTDGRINTVMQAIRAGATQQEVFEATKIDPWFVDQLFLLNEIAAELAEAAELDPELLRHAKRHGFSDQQIGEIRGLKPDVVRAVRHALGIRPVFKTVDTCAAEFAAKTPYFYSSYDEESEVAPRTKPAVIILGSGPNRIGQGIEFDYSCVHASFALAEAGYETVMVNCNPETVSTDYDTSDRLYFEPLTLEDVLEIVHAESLAGPLAGVIVQLGGQTPLGLAQALKDNGVPIVGTQPEAIDLAEERGAFGRVLRDAGLPAPKHGTAFSFEEAKAIADEIGYPVLARPSYVLGGRGMEIVYDEASLASYLERHAGLISEHPVLIDRFLDDAVEIDVDALFDGTELYLGGVMEHIEEAGIHSGDSACALPPITLGGYDIKRLRTSTEAIARGVGVRGLINIQFALAGDILYVLEANPRASRTVPFTSKATAVPLAKAAARISLGATIAELRAEGMLPAEGDGGTLPADCPISVKEAVMPWSRFRDIHGRGVDTVLGPEMRSTGEVMGIDKVFGTSYAKAQAGAYGALPTKGKVFVSVANRDKRNLVFPARALVELGFEVLATAGTAEVLQRGGIPSTLVRKHSEGEGPNGERTIVQLIHDGEVDLIINTPYGTGGRLDGYEIRTAAVSRGVPCLTTVQAMGAAVQGIDAVTRGDVGVMSLQEHAALINSSRK, from the coding sequence GTGCCGAAGCGCACCGACATCAAGTCCGTCCTGGTCATCGGCTCCGGCCCGATCGTGATCGGTCAGGCGGCGGAGTTCGACTACTCGGGCACCCAGGCCTGCCGGGTGCTGCGGGCCGAGGGCCTGCGGGTCGTGCTGGTGAACTCCAACCCGGCGACGATCATGACCGACCCGGAGATCGCCGACGCCACCTACGTCGAGCCGATCACCCCCGAGTTCGTCGAGAAGATCATCGCCAAGGAGCGCCCCGACGTGCTCCTGCCCACCCTCGGCGGGCAGACCGCGCTGAACACCGCGATCTCGCTGCACGAGAACGGCACGCTGGCCAAGTACGACGTCGAGCTGATCGGCGCCAACGTCGAGGCGATCCACAAGGGCGAGGACCGCCAGCTCTTCAAGGGCGTGGTCGAGGCCGTCAACGCCAAGATCGGCCACGGCGAGTCGGCCCGCTCGGTGATCTGCCACTCGATGGACGACGTGCTGGCGGGCGTCGAGACGCTCGGCGGCTACCCGGTCGTGGTCCGTCCCTCCTTCACCATGGGCGGCGCCGGCTCCGGCTTCGCGCACGACGAGGAGGACCTGCGCCGGATCGCCGGCCAGGGCCTGGCCCTGTCGCCGACCACCGAGGTGCTCCTGGAGGAGTCCATCCTCGGCTGGAAGGAGTACGAGCTCGAGCTGATGCGCGACCGCAACGACAACGTCGTGGTGGTCTGCTCGATCGAGAACTTCGACCCGATGGGCGTGCACACCGGTGACTCGATCACCGTCGCGCCGGCCATGACGCTGACCGACCGCGAGTACCAGACGCTGCGCGACATCGGCATCGCGATCATCCGCGAGGTCGGCGTCGACACCGGTGGCTGCAACATCCAGTTCGCGATCAACCCGGAAGACGGCCGGGTCATCGTGATCGAGATGAACCCCCGGGTCTCCCGCTCCTCGGCGCTCGCCTCCAAGGCCACCGGCTTCCCGATCGCCAAGATCGCCGCCAAGCTGGCCGTCGGCTACACCCTGGACGAGATCCCCAACGACATCACCGAGCAGACCCCGGCCTCCTTCGAGCCGACCCTCGACTACGTGGTGGTCAAGGTTCCGCGGTTCGCCTTCGAGAAGTTCCCGTCGGCCGACGCCACGCTGACCACCACCATGAAGTCGGTGGGCGAGGCCATGGCGATGGGCCGCAACTTCCCCGAGGCGCTGAACAAGGCGCTGCGCTCGCTGGAGAAGAAGGGCTCGCAGTTCACCTGGATCGGCGAGCCCGGCGACAGGTCCGAGCTGCTGACGAAGGCCCAGATCCCGACCGACGGCCGGATCAACACCGTGATGCAGGCGATCCGGGCCGGTGCCACGCAGCAGGAGGTGTTCGAGGCCACCAAGATCGACCCGTGGTTCGTCGACCAGCTCTTCCTGCTCAACGAGATCGCCGCGGAGCTGGCCGAGGCCGCCGAGCTGGACCCGGAGCTGCTGCGGCACGCCAAGCGGCACGGCTTCTCGGACCAGCAGATCGGCGAGATCCGCGGGCTCAAGCCGGACGTGGTCCGCGCGGTGCGGCACGCGCTGGGCATCCGGCCGGTCTTCAAGACGGTGGACACCTGCGCCGCCGAGTTCGCCGCGAAGACCCCGTACTTCTACTCCTCCTACGACGAGGAGTCCGAGGTCGCCCCGCGCACCAAGCCCGCGGTGATCATCCTCGGCTCGGGTCCGAACCGGATCGGCCAGGGCATCGAGTTCGACTACTCCTGCGTGCACGCCTCCTTCGCGCTGGCCGAGGCCGGGTACGAGACCGTCATGGTCAACTGCAACCCGGAGACCGTCTCCACCGACTACGACACCTCCGACCGGCTCTACTTCGAGCCGCTCACCCTGGAGGACGTGCTGGAGATCGTGCACGCCGAGTCGCTGGCCGGGCCGCTGGCCGGCGTCATCGTGCAGCTCGGCGGCCAGACCCCGCTGGGCCTGGCGCAGGCGCTGAAGGACAACGGCGTGCCGATCGTCGGCACCCAGCCCGAGGCGATCGACCTGGCCGAGGAGCGCGGCGCGTTCGGCCGGGTGCTGCGGGACGCGGGACTGCCGGCCCCCAAGCACGGCACCGCCTTCTCCTTCGAGGAGGCCAAGGCGATCGCCGACGAGATCGGCTACCCGGTGCTGGCCCGCCCGTCCTACGTGCTCGGCGGCCGGGGCATGGAGATCGTCTACGACGAGGCCAGCCTCGCCTCCTACCTGGAGCGGCACGCCGGTCTGATCTCCGAGCACCCGGTGCTGATCGACCGCTTCCTGGACGACGCGGTGGAGATCGACGTCGACGCGCTCTTCGACGGCACCGAGCTCTACCTGGGCGGCGTGATGGAGCACATCGAGGAGGCCGGCATCCACTCCGGCGACTCGGCCTGCGCGCTGCCGCCGATCACCCTGGGCGGCTACGACATCAAGCGGCTGCGGACCTCCACCGAGGCGATCGCCCGCGGCGTCGGGGTGCGCGGTCTGATCAACATCCAGTTCGCGCTGGCCGGGGACATCCTCTACGTGCTGGAGGCCAACCCGCGCGCCTCGCGCACCGTGCCGTTCACCTCCAAGGCGACCGCCGTGCCGCTCGCCAAGGCGGCGGCCCGGATCTCGCTGGGCGCCACCATCGCCGAACTGCGCGCCGAGGGCATGCTGCCGGCCGAGGGCGACGGCGGCACGCTGCCGGCCGACTGCCCGATCTCGGTCAAGGAGGCCGTGATGCCGTGGAGCCGCTTCCGCGACATCCACGGGCGCGGCGTGGACACCGTGCTCGGCCCGGAGATGCGCTCGACCGGTGAGGTCATGGGCATCGACAAGGTCTTCGGCACCTCCTACGCCAAGGCGCAGGCCGGCGCGTACGGCGCGCTGCCGACCAAGGGCAAGGTCTTCGTCTCGGTGGCCAACCGGGACAAGCGCAACCTGGTCTTCCCGGCCCGGGCGCTGGTCGAGCTGGGCTTCGAGGTGCTCGCCACGGCCGGCACCGCCGAGGTGCTGCAGCGCGGCGGCATCCCGTCCACGCTGGTGCGCAAGCACAGCGAGGGCGAGGGGCCGAACGGCGAGCGGACCATCGTGCAGCTGATCCACGACGGCGAGGTCGACCTGATCATCAACACCCCCTACGGCACCGGCGGCCGGCTGGACGGCTACGAGATCCGCACCGCCGCGGTCTCCCGGGGCGTGCCCTGCCTGACCACCGTGCAGGCGATGGGTGCGGCCGTCCAGGGCATCGACGCGGTGACCCGCGGCGACGTCGGGGTGATGTCGCTGCAGGAGCACGCGGCGCTGATCAACTCCAGCCGCAAGTAG